In the genome of Populus nigra chromosome 19, ddPopNigr1.1, whole genome shotgun sequence, the window ATAGTAAGATTTAAACTCGTAATCGTTTAATCATCAAGACTCCGATGCTATATCAAAAAACtatcttaatatattattttctaataatctATTATACGCAGATCGGTATTACAGCACCTGGTCTGAATACTTTGGCGGCATCGTTTTCCAGGCGATGTGTGAATTACAGCATGATATGTCTTGCCCACATGTTTCAGCAATCTCGAAATCTTACAGGCCATCTCGGAGTCCAGCGGCAATAAACTCTGCAATAATTAATGGCAGTAAGGTAGTTGTTTCAACGAAAGTCACAGCTCAAACAGTTCTTTCTTAAATCCTAAGTAATTTTTGGCTAATCCTGCAATGAATATGATCACAATCACATGGTTAATTACAATCCACTTTCAAGTGAAATCTCACGGAAATCCCACAGGTTAGTTAGCGGCCTCCATAGTTGTTAGATTCAATTTAAGAATTGACCTGGGAAAAGACCTCGGTAACAGTTAATTTACAGACCATCAGATTAGCTTTATCATTAAAAAGTTTATCAacatatcaatattttattcaagTTAAAAACAAACACGAATGGAATTAAATCTCAAATTTCTCAAATCAAGACAGCAAACTTCACAACTAGGCTCCCCGGCCCTCACCCTTCCTGCCCTGAAGAGGCAGACTAATCTTATACCCCACCATATCTACCGATGGGTCTCCATTAAATCCACGTTTCAAATCATGGCCCCACCAATCACTGCAAAATCTTATCCCTCCGTGTAACCTAGTAGTGCAACTGGAATAAACCCTAGGTGCCGTTGGATATGCTTGCCACACACTCCTCCCTAATCGGATACCACCCCGTATATCCTCTCTTCTCCTCTTAACAGCTAACTCTTTTTCTTCGAGTAATTCATCCCATTTTccagatattaaaaaaagtaacgaATCCCAATGAATTAATTACACTTCCACCGAATATTCCCAGCCAAATTCCTTTCCCaaaattagtttatcttatcttcttaaaaaaatcattaagtttttcttttcccttttctctttataaagCTTCTCACATCACATGTTTCTTGTTCTCCATGTTCCCTGTCTTGTAAGCTTTAATTTATGCTTAGCCACTCAAACCCTCAATTCTTCTCCTTATACACAGCTACATCAActgctttcaaaaaaataaaaacaaaactttgaaaacataaaactggaaaaaagaATATGTCAGGTTTTGTGAGATCTAAGCGGGTTACCGGTCCTCTTGACGATAAAGCAAAGGCTCGACTCGTCGGTAGGCAACTCAGTTATGTCAGTAGCGGTAGCGAACACTCAGcagacgacgacgacgacttACCTTGTTTATCCGAGCTCGTTCATGGCTTTCTTGAGAATGACGACTCAGATTTAACTCACGACTCAGATTTAACTCACGACTCAGTTAATGGTTACGAGTCGGATTCAGATCGAGTTGACTCAGTTGCCGATTGTAAGGATTTCGTGGAAGGTATCCTGAGATCAGGTAGTAGGGATTCATACAGGAATTTATTATCCGCTCATGTTTCGAAAGCGATGGAAGCTTTTTCTTGCTTCATTAATCAAAGACCGGTTTTGAGGCGCAAAGTGATGTCGTTCTTGAGAGAGTTAGGACACAATGCAGCGATCTGTAAGACTAAATGGGAATCTTCTGGTGGCGGTGGTTTAACCGCCGGTGGATACGAGTTCATCGACGTGGTGCAATCAAAATCCTCCACATTGCAAAACCGTTACGTGGTGGATCTCGATTTCGCTTCTCAATTTGAGATTGCGAGACCTACGAGTCAGTTCTCGAAGCTTCTGCACTCTCTTCCTCGTGTTTTTGTAGGCAGAAGTGAGGATTTGAAGACGATCGTGAAGAGCATCAGTGACGCATCTAAGAGATCGTTGAAGAGTAGAGAGCTCTCTCTACCTCCTTGGAGAAAAAACCGTTACATGCAAAACAAATGGTTCGGTCCGTACCGCCGGACTGTCAATCCCTCACCGGCGACACCGCCGTCGGTCGACGTTGTGAAATGTAGATGTGTAGGTTTCGACGACGCCGTTAACGGGCGTTTGTTTGTTCGTACGAGATGATCATGGCTGCAGAAGATTTCTAGAAAGAGAATAAtggttaataataattaatcttttaatttatttttatgcaaaggataaaaatttaaaataggtGACTGGGAATTGTGTAACGCGGCAAATGAACGCTCTTTTAACGGcgctttttgtttttccttatcACGTGCAAACAAGGACGTTTATCTGGTAACTTGAGAGCTTGAAATTGAATGATCTTGGCCGTTGGAATATCACGAGGGTCACAATATCAAACGGTGTGCTAGCTATATCGTGATAAAGTATGAATGACGATGACGTGGCAGAGTGATGTGATGTGAGTCATGACGGTGACGACAGCTTGGTGGCTATTGATAGGATTGTACAGGTGGCGTGTTGGTAGGGAAAGTTGATTGATTAAGGAGAGGAACAGACAGGAGTGAAAAAAGAGAGTACGTGTTTGGATAAGGTTTTCTTAACGTGATGACTACAAGTTTAAGGAGACAAGATTGATAAGAGCTTGAGGCAGGGAATCAGCCACTGGGATGTTTATTGCtgtgataataattgtttttttaaatgtttttatttaaaaatatattaaaataatatattttttattttaatatgatatatcaaaataattttaaaatatttaaaaaattaattttaaataaataaataaataaaaatcttcacAACAAATGGGCTCTATGAATATGAAGGATCATGTGCAATTATTTGTTGGTCTTTAACTCTATTATTTTAACTGTttgatcatatatttttattttttataagaaaattatatatacaagttCTTCAAtgcatttatataatttaaaaatctaagctcaagtaaaattttttacgtatacatataattaaataaattgaaaactatatatatatatatatatatatatatatatatatatatcaagatatttaatcttgaaaaataaggCATTTATCTGATTgtgtttgttaaatttatttattaaatttatttttttatttaagcaaatgataatagaaatagaaacacaaattaaatttatcaaataaaattaaaaaaaagaaaattatgcaaaactgcacatattagaaatattatctgaaaataaaaattttttattttaaaaaaatttatccatacaaaaaataaaaaaaattatagataaatataaaaaactcttcaaatttaaaacgtataactaaaaactaattgttatttaaaagaaattttataataaaataaaaacataagggatattaatttaaaaaaatataaaactttttttttaaataaatattatgtattGTTGGAACTAGCAAGCAAAACGCTTAGCACATTTTACAAGGGAAGTCCATTTCTTCACCTCAATTCAGCTGTACCCTGCTACTCTTTTCACTTTCTTCTGCCCCATCAATTTCCTTACTTGAGCTCTTTCTTGCCAGTTCCTAACCGAAGAGCACACACATAAGATGGCAAGACATATGAAGCTGGATTTTGTGGCTGGAGAGAAATGAGCTTGTCTGCTGCAAGTTTCCCCAGCTCTAGATTACAGTGAACACGGGAAGCAGCCAAGAGAGTTGCCACACGTTTGCATTTGCTGGAAATGGCATCCCATTTATGATTTTCCATGGCTTTCCCAAGCATTCCAGCCCGGCGATGTAGATCAACCATGCAAGAATAATGCTCCATTCTAGGCTCAATATGGTGATCTTTCACCATTATATTTATGTATCTTTGACCTTCATCCACTAGTCCAGTATGCGTGCTGGCAGAAATGACGCCGATGAATGTTACACCATCAATCTTCAAGTTATGCTTCTGCATCTCCTCAAATATTTCAAGAGCTTTCCTCCCATAGCCATGCTGTGCATATCCAGAGATAGTAGAATTCCATGACACTAAATCTCTCTCCCTTTGCCTCTTGAAAACTTTATATGCACTTTTAATGTCCCCTCTCTTTGAATGCATGGTAAGAAGAACACTAGTAACAAATAGAGCATTATTGAATCTTGATTTAATTGACCAGGCATGAAGCTGTTTCCCTTGTTCTCCCCCTGCAGGAGCTGCACATGCATTAATGATAACAGAGAAGGTATACTCATTCGGTTTAATTCCCCTCCTTTTCCATTTGTACAAATATCCTAATGGCACCGTCAGTGTCTCCTATTTGAGCATATCCAGAAATCAATGCCGACCATGCCACATCCTTCTCGTCTATGCTTTGAAAAACCTTTGAAGCTTCATCAACATTCCCTCGTTTGACATAAGCATTTAAGAGTGCATTCCCAACAGATGGTGACTTAGCATAATTGCTTTTGATGGCTTGTGCGTGTATCTCAAAAGGAGAAACTCCAGGTTGAGACTTAAGTATAGTAGAATAGGTAAAATCATTTGGTCAAACACCTACCCTACTCGCTTGGCAAAACAGATTACGGGCTTGTTCTGCCATACCATTCTGCAAGTACCCACTAATCATGGCTAACCATGACACCACATTTCGAACTTCATCATCTATCAGAGCGAGTATCTTGGAAACATTGCCCATTTCCCCACACTTACTGTATGCTAGCATCAGTGTTGTCCTAGTATTCTTATCATATTCAAACCCACTCTTTATAACCTGAAAGTGAAGCTGCCTGGAAAAGCTTAATTCCTTAATTGTACAACACAACTGGATAACCGGGGCAAAAACCATCTTGGTGAGCTTTCACCAGCAAGTCGCATATGATAAAACAAATCCAAAGTTTCTAAATAAAGCCCATTTGATACCAGCAACCATACTGTTCCAACTAACAGCATTCCCATCATTCAAACCATCAAAAACACCTTTACCATCTCTAATCTTCCCTGACTTGAAGTACATATTAATCAAAGAATTGCAAGCAAACGTAGCTGCCCCGAATCCATTTTTTATCACCATTTTATGAACTTGAATTCCCTTCTCAACCATTCCTTCATCTGTCAAAGCTCCAATAACAGCAGAAAATGCAAAAGGATTTGGCTTAATCCCCTCCACTTACATTCTATTAAAGGAAACCAAGCACAGTATAGGAAATCAACCATAGAATAGGAAATCAAGTTTAGGCAAATACTGTAATTGAatttttacttgtttgttttcttattcATAGATAATTAGGTCTGATCGTAGACTATAATGTATGCTCTTTGTATTAAGCCATTAGTATAAATTGTAACCTTTGCTTACTCTGTAATACAATAAGAATAAATCATTCTCTTCACATTCTAAGAAACAATTCCATTGTCTCCACGTTCAATCCATTTTGCGCATATCCTGTGAGCAGTGAGGTCCACGAAACAACATTCCTCTCCCTCATTTCATCAAAAGCTCTCCTCCCTTCTTCAACACTCTCATTCTTCAAATACATATCCAAAAGTGCAGTGCCAACACAAACATTCTCCGAAAAAACCAGactttaaactataattatGCACTCGAACACCAAAGTTTCGAACAAACAATAAAGAACAAGCTtttaaaacacaagaaaaagtTGACCCATCAATGAAAAAACCCGAACGATGAATTATCAAAAAGAGATTGACGACCTCTTTGTTTCTGTTCTCCCGAGAGCGTTCAAAAAGCAAGTGATTGTAGTACACAAGGCCTTGTTGCGGATCTTTACCGAACACGTGGTGTGCTACTTTTGAGCCTAATTGGTGTTTCAAGGCAACATTGTCGGGTTGTAAGAGAGGTTGATGATTGTGGAGTTGTAGATGGGAGTTGGCTTTGAGAATTTAAAGTCCCCTTTGTCTGATGTTTTGTAAGGGTTTTGAAATTCATGTCTTCCTGTCTTTGAAATTTGTAACATTTCTAGTTTAGAGAGCTTCAAAAATAATTTCGAGCATATTCTGCCAAGTTTAATTTTGCAAACTACAAATGCACCCTCGACCTGTTAAGTAGTATTCAATTAGGTTCCTACTCTACTAACTAATCAATTTTAAAGATATAGGAACTCAAATAGAAATTTTGACAACATGCATTCTCTTAAACCCTGTTTggtattgtattttaaatgaaGATTAggcaaaatttgaaatttttttcttaaatttttttatgtttttgaattattttaatatgctaatataaaagtaattttttaatttttttgatgtatttccgagtaaattttttttttaaaaaaataattattacaacaCTTTCGAATACCCACTTAATATCAAAGTCTTGAACTTAGCTTGGTTTAAGGTTTTAATCAagagtttaacaagttaactcgagtcaaTATAAAATGATATGGTTTTAATAtcttctaaagaaaaaaattaaaataatatcattttatatataagcaaattgaattttaaccATGTCTACTGGTTCAATTACctatccaatttaatttaaaacctaatTTGAGTAAGAAATCAGGTTAACAGACCACCAAATTGAACTGTTAAAACAgattgaatataataatattggttAATATATAACTGTCTTGATACTAAAACTTCAAATAAGTTTATGTGtcacaaccaaataaaaaaaaagattacaaaacataaaaactataagatataaataaattttcagtaGAAGATTCTTTTAGAAGGAAAATACTGTAACATTCATGTctttttgaaaacttttatAATTAGGCTTGCAATTTGagtaaattcaataaaacaacattttatttgaagattttggaaaatctaaaaattattttgttgataaataaaattcacaGGGTAATGTCGAAGTTTTAGATTCTACTTGGAGTTAAAATCCTACATTTTAACATAGGAATATGCATTTAACAAatgggttgaaaaaaaattcaaatacaagaatcaaattcaaataattgtaaatatataaggctaaaatatattagtttttgtCTGGTAGTTAAAAATTAGGACTTTATCATGGTACAACAAGAAAACGCTTTGCAACAGTTTGAACTCCTGCCACTGCCTGCAAAAAAGAATCACGCTGAACCCAACTTGCCGTTTATAAGACAAAGCTCCATTCTTTCATCCTGTCCTTTTCGAATCTAaaccctatttttttcttttctttactttgaaatcttttcagcttttctttcaattttgtacTCCTCAAGGCTCAAGGACTCAACAGTCGTCTCTCTCCTCCTCTCTCGCACAAGAAAAGAcacatcctctctctctctctctctctctctctatcttcgTGTCTCACACACACTCACGCAATCTTTTGTGCTCTTAGATTTTGACCGTTGCCACAGAAGAAAAGATCtcttcttgataattttttttgtctgtaTAGGTCATTTCTTGATGAAACAACCACAATTAGCTGAATAAAGCctcattaggtttttttaaagataCCCTTTTGTTTGTTGGTTTATAGTGAAGTGGGAGTTCAATTGTGAACTGGGTTTTGGTTCTTTAGTGCAATTGAATGTTTTAGTgttgaaaaaagttatgaacTTTTGATACCCTTTTGGTGGGTTTTGAAGAAACAGATTGCTTCTTGGGTTAGATATACACTAAAATAAGATGATTGCGGAGAAACCCAGTTGGGTCAGGCATGAGGGAATGCAAATTTTCTCCATTGATATTCAACCTGGTGGCCACAGGTTTGCTACCGGCGGAGGTGATCACAAGGTATGTTCTTTCTCATCTTTAATACTCTGTTTGGTTTCCAAGagtaaataatagaaaattaaattcttcTGATTCGTCattatttagggtttcttagcagaGAAATCCCTGGTTAGTGGTGCACAATTACACAAATTAACTTATCATGAACTCATAATGATTTGTTCATGCAGTTTAAGGTAATGCCATTATTAGAGTTTGCTATAGAGTGTAACGTacctttgtttttcaaattgtcTTAAATTTTGTACTTTCTAGGTTTAATTTGGCTGAATGCGCGTTCTTGCTTCCCTTTTCCTATAGCGTTTTAATTTTAGGAATTTATATTTGTGTCTTTGCTAAATGAAGTTTAACCTGTCTTACTAGTAGCAGtgtgaaaaatcaaattacttAGAATGAAGTTGTGTTATTTTGGATTAACTTTTAAGGCTTCAACCACCAAAAGCAATGGTAACTAAATATCTATTGTTTTTGAGTCGTCTAAGTTCCAAGATAACATGgcattattattttggattctGGTAATTCTAGAGCTATAAACGCAAGTTCATTGAAGAGCTGTTATGTAGTACAACACATATGCCTTCACAGTAATATGTAAACTTTATAATGATGAAAGAGGGTTGGTAGTAGCAGTCTGATATTCTGTGCATCTTCTTTTCATGGACTTCCATATTCTTGATTTCACAGTTTCCTTCATGGATTTTGGTAAATTGTAATGCAACTAATTGGTTTCCAACCTGAATGCATTATTGAGGAGgcattttttagtttaaaatccCGCTCAACATTGCTTCACCTTCTTCAATGTGCATGAATGTTGGTACTCATATGATTATGACCAAAGGTTCCTATCTAAATGAGATCTTGTGAGtttgttctttttgtattttattactCATCAATTTTTCAGTAATTTCTACAAGTACTTAATTATGACATCTGCCTTTTTTCACTAATCGCATGCAGGTTCGGATATGGAACATGAACTCTGTTAGCAGGAACTTGGAAATTAACGAACCAACACAAAGGCTTCTTGCAACTCTCCGCGACCACTTCGGGTCAGTCAATTGTGTTAGATGGGCTAAGCATGGTCGGTATGTTGCATCTGGGTCTGATGATCAAGTGATTTTAGTGCATGAAAGGAAGCCTGGTTCAGGAACTACAGAGTTTGGCAGCGGAGAGCCTCCTGATGTTGAAAATTGGAAAGTTGCAATGACATTGAGAGGGCACACTGCAGATGTGGTAATGGAATCGCTTTTATTACTGGAAAGCTTGGACAATACATGAAAGTGAAATCATTCTCTCATAATATTTCTGAATCTAGTTTCTTGCTGCctcattttacaaaaaaaataagctgtCACGTTCCTTAATAAATATTGGCTCCTGATCATGCGCACACACGCCCACACACTATGAAAGTTTTCATCATCCTCTCAAATTGTTTTgtaatcaattttcttgctgcCTTTTTTTTGGGGATAACTGTCATTTTCCTTGATAGACACTGGATTCTGAACACTATACACAGAACTACACAAATTGAAATCATTCACACACATTTGTTTTGAACcgagtttctttcttcttttttcccctaaaaaatTGTGCCATTTTCCTTAATAAATATTGGCTTCTGAAAACACATACATATGGGTGTGCACTTGCTTATGCAtaattatatagatatattatattttactgGTTTGGATGGCTCCTCCTTAAAGCATTGGTTTGCATTCACATGCCAGggataaacaaatgaaaaaataaataatgatgagATATTCAGTTTTATGTGATTTAAATGTCCCTCTTAATATGTGAGAGTAATTTCTCATTGCCCCTCTGAGTGTCATCTAATCGGGAAGTTGTTTTCCATGCCTAAAGTAGGTGGATCTTAATTGGTCTCCAGATGACTCCATATTGGCTAGCGGGAGTTTGGACAACACTATACATATCTGGAATATGAACAATGGCATTTGCACTGCTGTTCTTAGAGGTCACTCGAGCCTGGTTAAAGGAGTTACTTGGGATCCAATTGGCTCTTTCATAGCAAGTCAATCTGATGATAAGACAGTTATTATATGGCGAACAAGTGACTGGAGTCTGGCTCACAGAACAGATGGCCACTGGGCTAAATCAGTATGTATTTTTCTTAATggtggatttttcttttattccatATTTTCTATTCACTAACCTTAGTGTGCTATTTTTAGCTTGGATCTACATTTTTCAGGCGCTTAGGATGGTCCCCCTGTGGTCATTTTATAACTACAACTCATGGTTTTCAGAAGCCAAGGCATTCTGCACCTGTTCTCGAGAGAGGGGAATGGGCTGCCACATTTGATTTCTTAGGACACAATGCCCCCATTATTGTGGTGAAGTTTAACCATTCAATGTTTAGAAGAAATTTTACCAATGCTCAGGAATTGAAAGCTGCACAAGTTGGGTGGACTAATGGGGCCTCAAAGATTGGAGGGAAAGAATCACAGCCATACAATGTTATTGCAATTGGGAGTCAAGATCGCACTATAACTGTATGGACGACTGCAAGTCCTCGTCCTCTTTTTGTGGCCAAGCACTTCTTTACTCAAAGTGTTGTAGATTTATCCTGGTAAACTTGATATTTCCAGAAAAGATACCACCATATTTTTACGGATCTGTTTTCTCTAGTCTAGGGATTCTAGCTCTTGTATTCCTGTTTGTGATTCTTTatctaatcaattttttcttttcttttctaacagGAGTCCTGATGGGTATTCACTTTTTGCATGTTCCTTGGATGGTACTGTGGCTACTTTCCATTTTGATGCTAAAGAACTTGGACACAGGCTAAGCGATACTGAACTTGATGAGTTAAAAAGAAGTCGTTATGGTGATGTCAGAGGTAGACAGGCAAACCTAGCTGAGAGTGCTGCACAGTTATTGCTTGAAGCATCAACcaaagaaacaacaaataaaaaagcgGCATTGGATATTCAGCAAAGTCAAATACCTGTAAAATGTTCTGTTGACTTGGGGGTCACTGCAAAGACTTCTGAGGCACAAGTTGATGATGGCAAGAAGAGTGTGGGAGCTGCTGGTGATGGATTAAATAAATTGCCTGCTTCTGCTCGGATTTCTAGTCCAGTAAAACAAAGAGAATACAGACGCGCTGATGGTAGAAAGAGAATCATTCCAGAAGCTTTAGGAGTGCCCAATCAACCAGAAACAATGACCGGCGGGGCTCAGAGTCAAGCTCTTGATTTCCCCCTTGCGGCATCTGATCACAGAAAGGTTGAAAATGGAATAGTTCCTGTTGATGGTGGCTTGCGAGAGAGTTCTATCAGGGGAACACTTGGCAGAAACTCTGATATAAAAGAGCGCTCTGGTGTCAATGCAAGGGCTACTGTTACTGAGAGCCTGGTCATTGAGAAGGTTCCAGGATCTGCAGGAGGGGATGGAAGCATTAATGTGCAACAGTCTGGGATAAAGGCATCTAGTTCCTCTGGTTCTTGTAGCACCCCTCTCTCAATTAGGGTATTTGATAAGAAATTAGGGGAAGATGCCACACCAATTTGCTTGGAAGCTCGTTCTAGAGAACATGCAGTGAAT includes:
- the LOC133680256 gene encoding protein HIRA isoform X2 produces the protein MNNGICTAVLRGHSSLVKGVTWDPIGSFIASQSDDKTVIIWRTSDWSLAHRTDGHWAKSLGSTFFRRLGWSPCGHFITTTHGFQKPRHSAPVLERGEWAATFDFLGHNAPIIVVKFNHSMFRRNFTNAQELKAAQVGWTNGASKIGGKESQPYNVIAIGSQDRTITVWTTASPRPLFVAKHFFTQSVVDLSWSPDGYSLFACSLDGTVATFHFDAKELGHRLSDTELDELKRSRYGDVRGRQANLAESAAQLLLEASTKETTNKKAALDIQQSQIPVKCSVDLGVTAKTSEAQVDDGKKSVGAAGDGLNKLPASARISSPVKQREYRRADGRKRIIPEALGVPNQPETMTGGAQSQALDFPLAASDHRKVENGIVPVDGGLRESSIRGTLGRNSDIKERSGVNARATVTESLVIEKVPGSAGGDGSINVQQSGIKASSSSGSCSTPLSIRVFDKKLGEDATPICLEARSREHAVNDVVGVGSTSMMKETEIVCTRGAETLWSDRISGKVTVLAGNANFWAVGCEDGCLQVYTKCGRRAMPTMMMGSAATFVDCDECWKLLLVTRKGSLYVWDLFSRNCLLQDSLASLITSDPNSAKGTIKVISVKLSKSGSPLVVLATRHAFLFDMSLMCWLRVADDCFPASNFASSWNLSSIQSGELAALQVDVRKYLARKPSWSRVTDDGVQTRAHLEAQLESSLALKSPSEYRQCLLSYIRFLAREADESRLREVCESFLGPPTGMAKSTSSDTKMVSWDPCVLGMRKHKLLREDILPAMASNRKVQRLLNEFMDLLSEYGSVETNLDQKTPMLPTTSQQATSQMNCDPPVTEQMDTAPQAIDHTNSVQPAKDHEDPTPIITDEADHIPLAIDEVDLCPMVTDQVIQDSLDREAGS
- the LOC133679928 gene encoding uncharacterized protein LOC133679928; translation: MSGFVRSKRVTGPLDDKAKARLVGRQLSYVSSGSEHSADDDDDLPCLSELVHGFLENDDSDLTHDSDLTHDSVNGYESDSDRVDSVADCKDFVEGILRSGSRDSYRNLLSAHVSKAMEAFSCFINQRPVLRRKVMSFLRELGHNAAICKTKWESSGGGGLTAGGYEFIDVVQSKSSTLQNRYVVDLDFASQFEIARPTSQFSKLLHSLPRVFVGRSEDLKTIVKSISDASKRSLKSRELSLPPWRKNRYMQNKWFGPYRRTVNPSPATPPSVDVVKCRCVGFDDAVNGRLFVRTR
- the LOC133680256 gene encoding protein HIRA isoform X1, with the translated sequence MIAEKPSWVRHEGMQIFSIDIQPGGHRFATGGGDHKVRIWNMNSVSRNLEINEPTQRLLATLRDHFGSVNCVRWAKHGRYVASGSDDQVILVHERKPGSGTTEFGSGEPPDVENWKVAMTLRGHTADVVDLNWSPDDSILASGSLDNTIHIWNMNNGICTAVLRGHSSLVKGVTWDPIGSFIASQSDDKTVIIWRTSDWSLAHRTDGHWAKSLGSTFFRRLGWSPCGHFITTTHGFQKPRHSAPVLERGEWAATFDFLGHNAPIIVVKFNHSMFRRNFTNAQELKAAQVGWTNGASKIGGKESQPYNVIAIGSQDRTITVWTTASPRPLFVAKHFFTQSVVDLSWSPDGYSLFACSLDGTVATFHFDAKELGHRLSDTELDELKRSRYGDVRGRQANLAESAAQLLLEASTKETTNKKAALDIQQSQIPVKCSVDLGVTAKTSEAQVDDGKKSVGAAGDGLNKLPASARISSPVKQREYRRADGRKRIIPEALGVPNQPETMTGGAQSQALDFPLAASDHRKVENGIVPVDGGLRESSIRGTLGRNSDIKERSGVNARATVTESLVIEKVPGSAGGDGSINVQQSGIKASSSSGSCSTPLSIRVFDKKLGEDATPICLEARSREHAVNDVVGVGSTSMMKETEIVCTRGAETLWSDRISGKVTVLAGNANFWAVGCEDGCLQVYTKCGRRAMPTMMMGSAATFVDCDECWKLLLVTRKGSLYVWDLFSRNCLLQDSLASLITSDPNSAKGTIKVISVKLSKSGSPLVVLATRHAFLFDMSLMCWLRVADDCFPASNFASSWNLSSIQSGELAALQVDVRKYLARKPSWSRVTDDGVQTRAHLEAQLESSLALKSPSEYRQCLLSYIRFLAREADESRLREVCESFLGPPTGMAKSTSSDTKMVSWDPCVLGMRKHKLLREDILPAMASNRKVQRLLNEFMDLLSEYGSVETNLDQKTPMLPTTSQQATSQMNCDPPVTEQMDTAPQAIDHTNSVQPAKDHEDPTPIITDEADHIPLAIDEVDLCPMVTDQVIQDSLDREAGS